The following are from one region of the Etheostoma spectabile isolate EspeVRDwgs_2016 chromosome 17, UIUC_Espe_1.0, whole genome shotgun sequence genome:
- the hspa12a gene encoding heat shock 70 kDa protein 12A isoform X1 codes for MMTAKETAAEKIITDAMANPSPAKSMGDPGITPLSPSHTQQNDTDQVASEPSFVVVVAIDFGTTSSGYAYAFTKEPECIHTMRRWEGGDPGVSNQKTPTTILLTPDRKFHSFGYAARDFYHDLDPSESKQWLYLEKFKMKLHTTANLSIDTDLHAANGKRVKALDIFAYALAFFKEQALKELSDQTGGEFDNNDVRWVITVPAIWKMPAKQFMREAAYKSGLVSRENPDQLIIALEPEAASIYCRKLRLHQMVDLGTHSTQNGCSPTDNVGGGMTQVSPGHAAKEHVRRNRQSRTFLVENVIGELWSELEEGDRYVVVDCGGGTVDLTVHQIRLPEGHLKELYKASGGPYGSIGIDYEFEKLLCRIFGQDFIDQFKIKRPAAWVDLMIAFESRKRAAAPDRSNPLNINLPFSFIDYYKKFRGHSVEHALRKSNVDFVKWSSQGMLRMSPDAMNSLFKSTIDHIIQHLTELFEKPEVSDIKFLFLVGGFAESPLLQHAVQDMLQGRSRIIIPHDVGLTILKGAVLFGLDPSIIKVRRAPLTYGVGVLNRFVDGKHPPEKLLVKDGTRWCTDVFDTFIAADQSVALGEMVKRSYTPAKPSQQVIVIHVYCSEKEKAGFISEPGVRKCGTLRLDVSGTESAAPRREIQTLMQFGDTEIRAMAVDVSTGRTVKASIDFLSH; via the exons ATGCGATGGCTAATCCTTCTCCAGCAAAGAGCATGGGAGACCCTGGAATCACCCCGCTGTCTCCTTCACATACTCAG CAAAACGACACAGACCAGGTAGCGTCAGAGCCGTCCTTCGTGGTGGTGGTTGCCATTGACTTTGGCACCACGTCCAGCGGTTATGCCTACGCCTTCACTAAGGAGCCCGAGTGCATTCACACCATGAG GCGTTGGGAAGGCGGGGACCCTGGTGTGTCCAATCAGAAGACGCCAACCACCATCCTGCTGACTCCAGACAGGAAGTTCCACAGTTTTGGCTACGCGGCTCGGGACTTCTACCATGACCTGGACCCCAGCGAGTCCAAACAATGGCTCTATCtggaaaaattcaaaatgaaacTCCACACCACTGCA AATCTGTCCATCGACACAGACCTCCACGCAGCCAATGGGAAGCGAGTGAAAGCTCTGGATATCTTTGCATATGCATTAGCCTTCTTTAAGGAGCAAGCACTGAAG GAGCTGAGTGATCAGACAGGCGGAGAATTTGACAACAATGATGTGAGATGGGTGATCACTGTTCCTGCCATCTGGAAAATGCCTGCAAAACAGTTCATGAGGGAAGCTGCCTATAAG TCTGGTCTGGTGTCCCGTGAGAACCCAGATCAGCTGATCATCGCCTTAGAACCAGAGGCGGCATCAATCTATTGCCGCAAGCTCCGCCTCCACCAGATGGTGGACCTGGGCACCCATAGCACCCAGAACGGCTGCAGCCCCACTGACAACGTGGGGGGTGGAATGACCCAAG TTTCTCCCGGTCATG CAGCAAAGGAGCATGTTCGGCGCAACCGGCAGAGCCGCACCTTTTTGGTGGAAAATGTCATAGGGGAGCTTTGGTCGGAGCTGGAAGAAG GTGACCGATATGTGGTGGTGGACTGTGGCGGGGGAACAGTGGACCTGACTGTCCATCAGATCCGTCTTCCAGAGGGACATCTAAAAGAGCTCTACAAGGCCTCAG GTGGTCCCTATGGCTCGATCGGGATTGACTATGAATTTGAGAAGCTGCTCTGTAGGATCTTTGGCCAGGATTTCATTGACCAATTTAAGATCAAGAGGCCGGCTGCCTGGGTGGACCTGATGATTGCGTTTGAGTCGCGAAAGAGGGCAGCAGCCCCTGACAGGAGCAACCCCCTCAACATTAACCTGCCCTTCTCCTTCATCGACTACTACAAGAAGTTCAGGGGCCACAGCGTGGAACACGCCCTGCGCAAAAGCAA TGTGGACTTTGTTAAATGGTCGTCTCAGGGGATGCTGAGGATGAGTCCAGATGCTATGAATTCTCTCTTCAAGTCCACCATAGACCACATCATCCAACATCTCA CGGAACTCTTTGAGAAGCCAGAGGTGAGTGACATTAAGTTCTTGTTCCTGGTGGGAGGTTTTGCTGAGTCCCCCCTGCTGCAGCACGCTGTCCAGGACATGCTCCAGGGCCGCAGCCGCATCATCATACCCCACGACGTTGGCCTCACTATCCTAAAGGGTGCTGTGCTGTTCGGCCTGGACCCCAGCATCATTAAAGTCCGCCGCGCGCCCCTCACATACGGGGTGGGCGTCCTCAACCGCTTCGTGGATGGCAAGCACCCGCCGGAGAAGCTGCTGGTGAAGGATGGCACGCGCTGGTGCACCGACGTCTTTGATACCTTCATCGCTGCCGACCAGTCGGTGGCCCTGGGTGAGATGGTGAAGCGGAGCTACACGCCGGCCAAGCCCTCTCAGCAGGTCATCGTCATCCACGTCTACTGCTCCGAGAAGGAGAAGGCGGGCTTCATCAGCGAGCCGGGCGTCAGGAAGTGTGGGACACTTCGCTTGGATGTAAGCGGAACGGAAAGCGCAGCGCCGCGCCGCGAGATCCAGACGCTCATGCAGTTTGGTGACACAGAGATCCGGGCCATGGCAGTGGATGTGTCCACCGGACGCACTGTTAAAGCTAGCATTGACTTCCTAAGCCACTGA
- the hspa12a gene encoding heat shock 70 kDa protein 12A isoform X2: MMTAKETAAEKIITDAMANPSPAKSMGDPGITPLSPSHTQQNDTDQVASEPSFVVVVAIDFGTTSSGYAYAFTKEPECIHTMRRWEGGDPGVSNQKTPTTILLTPDRKFHSFGYAARDFYHDLDPSESKQWLYLEKFKMKLHTTANLSIDTDLHAANGKRVKALDIFAYALAFFKEQALKELSDQTGGEFDNNDVRWVITVPAIWKMPAKQFMREAAYKSGLVSRENPDQLIIALEPEAASIYCRKLRLHQMVDLGTHSTQNGCSPTDNVGGGMTQVSPGHAKEHVRRNRQSRTFLVENVIGELWSELEEGDRYVVVDCGGGTVDLTVHQIRLPEGHLKELYKASGGPYGSIGIDYEFEKLLCRIFGQDFIDQFKIKRPAAWVDLMIAFESRKRAAAPDRSNPLNINLPFSFIDYYKKFRGHSVEHALRKSNVDFVKWSSQGMLRMSPDAMNSLFKSTIDHIIQHLTELFEKPEVSDIKFLFLVGGFAESPLLQHAVQDMLQGRSRIIIPHDVGLTILKGAVLFGLDPSIIKVRRAPLTYGVGVLNRFVDGKHPPEKLLVKDGTRWCTDVFDTFIAADQSVALGEMVKRSYTPAKPSQQVIVIHVYCSEKEKAGFISEPGVRKCGTLRLDVSGTESAAPRREIQTLMQFGDTEIRAMAVDVSTGRTVKASIDFLSH; the protein is encoded by the exons ATGCGATGGCTAATCCTTCTCCAGCAAAGAGCATGGGAGACCCTGGAATCACCCCGCTGTCTCCTTCACATACTCAG CAAAACGACACAGACCAGGTAGCGTCAGAGCCGTCCTTCGTGGTGGTGGTTGCCATTGACTTTGGCACCACGTCCAGCGGTTATGCCTACGCCTTCACTAAGGAGCCCGAGTGCATTCACACCATGAG GCGTTGGGAAGGCGGGGACCCTGGTGTGTCCAATCAGAAGACGCCAACCACCATCCTGCTGACTCCAGACAGGAAGTTCCACAGTTTTGGCTACGCGGCTCGGGACTTCTACCATGACCTGGACCCCAGCGAGTCCAAACAATGGCTCTATCtggaaaaattcaaaatgaaacTCCACACCACTGCA AATCTGTCCATCGACACAGACCTCCACGCAGCCAATGGGAAGCGAGTGAAAGCTCTGGATATCTTTGCATATGCATTAGCCTTCTTTAAGGAGCAAGCACTGAAG GAGCTGAGTGATCAGACAGGCGGAGAATTTGACAACAATGATGTGAGATGGGTGATCACTGTTCCTGCCATCTGGAAAATGCCTGCAAAACAGTTCATGAGGGAAGCTGCCTATAAG TCTGGTCTGGTGTCCCGTGAGAACCCAGATCAGCTGATCATCGCCTTAGAACCAGAGGCGGCATCAATCTATTGCCGCAAGCTCCGCCTCCACCAGATGGTGGACCTGGGCACCCATAGCACCCAGAACGGCTGCAGCCCCACTGACAACGTGGGGGGTGGAATGACCCAAG TTTCTCCCGGTCATG CAAAGGAGCATGTTCGGCGCAACCGGCAGAGCCGCACCTTTTTGGTGGAAAATGTCATAGGGGAGCTTTGGTCGGAGCTGGAAGAAG GTGACCGATATGTGGTGGTGGACTGTGGCGGGGGAACAGTGGACCTGACTGTCCATCAGATCCGTCTTCCAGAGGGACATCTAAAAGAGCTCTACAAGGCCTCAG GTGGTCCCTATGGCTCGATCGGGATTGACTATGAATTTGAGAAGCTGCTCTGTAGGATCTTTGGCCAGGATTTCATTGACCAATTTAAGATCAAGAGGCCGGCTGCCTGGGTGGACCTGATGATTGCGTTTGAGTCGCGAAAGAGGGCAGCAGCCCCTGACAGGAGCAACCCCCTCAACATTAACCTGCCCTTCTCCTTCATCGACTACTACAAGAAGTTCAGGGGCCACAGCGTGGAACACGCCCTGCGCAAAAGCAA TGTGGACTTTGTTAAATGGTCGTCTCAGGGGATGCTGAGGATGAGTCCAGATGCTATGAATTCTCTCTTCAAGTCCACCATAGACCACATCATCCAACATCTCA CGGAACTCTTTGAGAAGCCAGAGGTGAGTGACATTAAGTTCTTGTTCCTGGTGGGAGGTTTTGCTGAGTCCCCCCTGCTGCAGCACGCTGTCCAGGACATGCTCCAGGGCCGCAGCCGCATCATCATACCCCACGACGTTGGCCTCACTATCCTAAAGGGTGCTGTGCTGTTCGGCCTGGACCCCAGCATCATTAAAGTCCGCCGCGCGCCCCTCACATACGGGGTGGGCGTCCTCAACCGCTTCGTGGATGGCAAGCACCCGCCGGAGAAGCTGCTGGTGAAGGATGGCACGCGCTGGTGCACCGACGTCTTTGATACCTTCATCGCTGCCGACCAGTCGGTGGCCCTGGGTGAGATGGTGAAGCGGAGCTACACGCCGGCCAAGCCCTCTCAGCAGGTCATCGTCATCCACGTCTACTGCTCCGAGAAGGAGAAGGCGGGCTTCATCAGCGAGCCGGGCGTCAGGAAGTGTGGGACACTTCGCTTGGATGTAAGCGGAACGGAAAGCGCAGCGCCGCGCCGCGAGATCCAGACGCTCATGCAGTTTGGTGACACAGAGATCCGGGCCATGGCAGTGGATGTGTCCACCGGACGCACTGTTAAAGCTAGCATTGACTTCCTAAGCCACTGA
- the hspa12a gene encoding heat shock 70 kDa protein 12A isoform X5 — MMTAKETAAEKIITDAMANPSPAKSMGDPGITPLSPSHTQQNDTDQVASEPSFVVVVAIDFGTTSSGYAYAFTKEPECIHTMRRWEGGDPGVSNQKTPTTILLTPDRKFHSFGYAARDFYHDLDPSESKQWLYLEKFKMKLHTTANLSIDTDLHAANGKRVKALDIFAYALAFFKEQALKELSDQTGGEFDNNDVRWVITVPAIWKMPAKQFMREAAYKSGLVSRENPDQLIIALEPEAASIYCRKLRLHQMVDLGTHSTQNGCSPTDNVGGGMTQGDRYVVVDCGGGTVDLTVHQIRLPEGHLKELYKASGGPYGSIGIDYEFEKLLCRIFGQDFIDQFKIKRPAAWVDLMIAFESRKRAAAPDRSNPLNINLPFSFIDYYKKFRGHSVEHALRKSNVDFVKWSSQGMLRMSPDAMNSLFKSTIDHIIQHLTELFEKPEVSDIKFLFLVGGFAESPLLQHAVQDMLQGRSRIIIPHDVGLTILKGAVLFGLDPSIIKVRRAPLTYGVGVLNRFVDGKHPPEKLLVKDGTRWCTDVFDTFIAADQSVALGEMVKRSYTPAKPSQQVIVIHVYCSEKEKAGFISEPGVRKCGTLRLDVSGTESAAPRREIQTLMQFGDTEIRAMAVDVSTGRTVKASIDFLSH; from the exons ATGCGATGGCTAATCCTTCTCCAGCAAAGAGCATGGGAGACCCTGGAATCACCCCGCTGTCTCCTTCACATACTCAG CAAAACGACACAGACCAGGTAGCGTCAGAGCCGTCCTTCGTGGTGGTGGTTGCCATTGACTTTGGCACCACGTCCAGCGGTTATGCCTACGCCTTCACTAAGGAGCCCGAGTGCATTCACACCATGAG GCGTTGGGAAGGCGGGGACCCTGGTGTGTCCAATCAGAAGACGCCAACCACCATCCTGCTGACTCCAGACAGGAAGTTCCACAGTTTTGGCTACGCGGCTCGGGACTTCTACCATGACCTGGACCCCAGCGAGTCCAAACAATGGCTCTATCtggaaaaattcaaaatgaaacTCCACACCACTGCA AATCTGTCCATCGACACAGACCTCCACGCAGCCAATGGGAAGCGAGTGAAAGCTCTGGATATCTTTGCATATGCATTAGCCTTCTTTAAGGAGCAAGCACTGAAG GAGCTGAGTGATCAGACAGGCGGAGAATTTGACAACAATGATGTGAGATGGGTGATCACTGTTCCTGCCATCTGGAAAATGCCTGCAAAACAGTTCATGAGGGAAGCTGCCTATAAG TCTGGTCTGGTGTCCCGTGAGAACCCAGATCAGCTGATCATCGCCTTAGAACCAGAGGCGGCATCAATCTATTGCCGCAAGCTCCGCCTCCACCAGATGGTGGACCTGGGCACCCATAGCACCCAGAACGGCTGCAGCCCCACTGACAACGTGGGGGGTGGAATGACCCAAG GTGACCGATATGTGGTGGTGGACTGTGGCGGGGGAACAGTGGACCTGACTGTCCATCAGATCCGTCTTCCAGAGGGACATCTAAAAGAGCTCTACAAGGCCTCAG GTGGTCCCTATGGCTCGATCGGGATTGACTATGAATTTGAGAAGCTGCTCTGTAGGATCTTTGGCCAGGATTTCATTGACCAATTTAAGATCAAGAGGCCGGCTGCCTGGGTGGACCTGATGATTGCGTTTGAGTCGCGAAAGAGGGCAGCAGCCCCTGACAGGAGCAACCCCCTCAACATTAACCTGCCCTTCTCCTTCATCGACTACTACAAGAAGTTCAGGGGCCACAGCGTGGAACACGCCCTGCGCAAAAGCAA TGTGGACTTTGTTAAATGGTCGTCTCAGGGGATGCTGAGGATGAGTCCAGATGCTATGAATTCTCTCTTCAAGTCCACCATAGACCACATCATCCAACATCTCA CGGAACTCTTTGAGAAGCCAGAGGTGAGTGACATTAAGTTCTTGTTCCTGGTGGGAGGTTTTGCTGAGTCCCCCCTGCTGCAGCACGCTGTCCAGGACATGCTCCAGGGCCGCAGCCGCATCATCATACCCCACGACGTTGGCCTCACTATCCTAAAGGGTGCTGTGCTGTTCGGCCTGGACCCCAGCATCATTAAAGTCCGCCGCGCGCCCCTCACATACGGGGTGGGCGTCCTCAACCGCTTCGTGGATGGCAAGCACCCGCCGGAGAAGCTGCTGGTGAAGGATGGCACGCGCTGGTGCACCGACGTCTTTGATACCTTCATCGCTGCCGACCAGTCGGTGGCCCTGGGTGAGATGGTGAAGCGGAGCTACACGCCGGCCAAGCCCTCTCAGCAGGTCATCGTCATCCACGTCTACTGCTCCGAGAAGGAGAAGGCGGGCTTCATCAGCGAGCCGGGCGTCAGGAAGTGTGGGACACTTCGCTTGGATGTAAGCGGAACGGAAAGCGCAGCGCCGCGCCGCGAGATCCAGACGCTCATGCAGTTTGGTGACACAGAGATCCGGGCCATGGCAGTGGATGTGTCCACCGGACGCACTGTTAAAGCTAGCATTGACTTCCTAAGCCACTGA
- the hspa12a gene encoding heat shock 70 kDa protein 12A isoform X4, with protein MMTAKETAAEKIITDAMANPSPAKSMGDPGITPLSPSHTQQNDTDQVASEPSFVVVVAIDFGTTSSGYAYAFTKEPECIHTMRRWEGGDPGVSNQKTPTTILLTPDRKFHSFGYAARDFYHDLDPSESKQWLYLEKFKMKLHTTANLSIDTDLHAANGKRVKALDIFAYALAFFKEQALKELSDQTGGEFDNNDVRWVITVPAIWKMPAKQFMREAAYKSGLVSRENPDQLIIALEPEAASIYCRKLRLHQMVDLGTHSTQNGCSPTDNVGGGMTQAKEHVRRNRQSRTFLVENVIGELWSELEEGDRYVVVDCGGGTVDLTVHQIRLPEGHLKELYKASGGPYGSIGIDYEFEKLLCRIFGQDFIDQFKIKRPAAWVDLMIAFESRKRAAAPDRSNPLNINLPFSFIDYYKKFRGHSVEHALRKSNVDFVKWSSQGMLRMSPDAMNSLFKSTIDHIIQHLTELFEKPEVSDIKFLFLVGGFAESPLLQHAVQDMLQGRSRIIIPHDVGLTILKGAVLFGLDPSIIKVRRAPLTYGVGVLNRFVDGKHPPEKLLVKDGTRWCTDVFDTFIAADQSVALGEMVKRSYTPAKPSQQVIVIHVYCSEKEKAGFISEPGVRKCGTLRLDVSGTESAAPRREIQTLMQFGDTEIRAMAVDVSTGRTVKASIDFLSH; from the exons ATGCGATGGCTAATCCTTCTCCAGCAAAGAGCATGGGAGACCCTGGAATCACCCCGCTGTCTCCTTCACATACTCAG CAAAACGACACAGACCAGGTAGCGTCAGAGCCGTCCTTCGTGGTGGTGGTTGCCATTGACTTTGGCACCACGTCCAGCGGTTATGCCTACGCCTTCACTAAGGAGCCCGAGTGCATTCACACCATGAG GCGTTGGGAAGGCGGGGACCCTGGTGTGTCCAATCAGAAGACGCCAACCACCATCCTGCTGACTCCAGACAGGAAGTTCCACAGTTTTGGCTACGCGGCTCGGGACTTCTACCATGACCTGGACCCCAGCGAGTCCAAACAATGGCTCTATCtggaaaaattcaaaatgaaacTCCACACCACTGCA AATCTGTCCATCGACACAGACCTCCACGCAGCCAATGGGAAGCGAGTGAAAGCTCTGGATATCTTTGCATATGCATTAGCCTTCTTTAAGGAGCAAGCACTGAAG GAGCTGAGTGATCAGACAGGCGGAGAATTTGACAACAATGATGTGAGATGGGTGATCACTGTTCCTGCCATCTGGAAAATGCCTGCAAAACAGTTCATGAGGGAAGCTGCCTATAAG TCTGGTCTGGTGTCCCGTGAGAACCCAGATCAGCTGATCATCGCCTTAGAACCAGAGGCGGCATCAATCTATTGCCGCAAGCTCCGCCTCCACCAGATGGTGGACCTGGGCACCCATAGCACCCAGAACGGCTGCAGCCCCACTGACAACGTGGGGGGTGGAATGACCCAAG CAAAGGAGCATGTTCGGCGCAACCGGCAGAGCCGCACCTTTTTGGTGGAAAATGTCATAGGGGAGCTTTGGTCGGAGCTGGAAGAAG GTGACCGATATGTGGTGGTGGACTGTGGCGGGGGAACAGTGGACCTGACTGTCCATCAGATCCGTCTTCCAGAGGGACATCTAAAAGAGCTCTACAAGGCCTCAG GTGGTCCCTATGGCTCGATCGGGATTGACTATGAATTTGAGAAGCTGCTCTGTAGGATCTTTGGCCAGGATTTCATTGACCAATTTAAGATCAAGAGGCCGGCTGCCTGGGTGGACCTGATGATTGCGTTTGAGTCGCGAAAGAGGGCAGCAGCCCCTGACAGGAGCAACCCCCTCAACATTAACCTGCCCTTCTCCTTCATCGACTACTACAAGAAGTTCAGGGGCCACAGCGTGGAACACGCCCTGCGCAAAAGCAA TGTGGACTTTGTTAAATGGTCGTCTCAGGGGATGCTGAGGATGAGTCCAGATGCTATGAATTCTCTCTTCAAGTCCACCATAGACCACATCATCCAACATCTCA CGGAACTCTTTGAGAAGCCAGAGGTGAGTGACATTAAGTTCTTGTTCCTGGTGGGAGGTTTTGCTGAGTCCCCCCTGCTGCAGCACGCTGTCCAGGACATGCTCCAGGGCCGCAGCCGCATCATCATACCCCACGACGTTGGCCTCACTATCCTAAAGGGTGCTGTGCTGTTCGGCCTGGACCCCAGCATCATTAAAGTCCGCCGCGCGCCCCTCACATACGGGGTGGGCGTCCTCAACCGCTTCGTGGATGGCAAGCACCCGCCGGAGAAGCTGCTGGTGAAGGATGGCACGCGCTGGTGCACCGACGTCTTTGATACCTTCATCGCTGCCGACCAGTCGGTGGCCCTGGGTGAGATGGTGAAGCGGAGCTACACGCCGGCCAAGCCCTCTCAGCAGGTCATCGTCATCCACGTCTACTGCTCCGAGAAGGAGAAGGCGGGCTTCATCAGCGAGCCGGGCGTCAGGAAGTGTGGGACACTTCGCTTGGATGTAAGCGGAACGGAAAGCGCAGCGCCGCGCCGCGAGATCCAGACGCTCATGCAGTTTGGTGACACAGAGATCCGGGCCATGGCAGTGGATGTGTCCACCGGACGCACTGTTAAAGCTAGCATTGACTTCCTAAGCCACTGA
- the hspa12a gene encoding heat shock 70 kDa protein 12A isoform X3: MMTAKETAAEKIITDAMANPSPAKSMGDPGITPLSPSHTQQNDTDQVASEPSFVVVVAIDFGTTSSGYAYAFTKEPECIHTMRRWEGGDPGVSNQKTPTTILLTPDRKFHSFGYAARDFYHDLDPSESKQWLYLEKFKMKLHTTANLSIDTDLHAANGKRVKALDIFAYALAFFKEQALKELSDQTGGEFDNNDVRWVITVPAIWKMPAKQFMREAAYKSGLVSRENPDQLIIALEPEAASIYCRKLRLHQMVDLGTHSTQNGCSPTDNVGGGMTQAAKEHVRRNRQSRTFLVENVIGELWSELEEGDRYVVVDCGGGTVDLTVHQIRLPEGHLKELYKASGGPYGSIGIDYEFEKLLCRIFGQDFIDQFKIKRPAAWVDLMIAFESRKRAAAPDRSNPLNINLPFSFIDYYKKFRGHSVEHALRKSNVDFVKWSSQGMLRMSPDAMNSLFKSTIDHIIQHLTELFEKPEVSDIKFLFLVGGFAESPLLQHAVQDMLQGRSRIIIPHDVGLTILKGAVLFGLDPSIIKVRRAPLTYGVGVLNRFVDGKHPPEKLLVKDGTRWCTDVFDTFIAADQSVALGEMVKRSYTPAKPSQQVIVIHVYCSEKEKAGFISEPGVRKCGTLRLDVSGTESAAPRREIQTLMQFGDTEIRAMAVDVSTGRTVKASIDFLSH, translated from the exons ATGCGATGGCTAATCCTTCTCCAGCAAAGAGCATGGGAGACCCTGGAATCACCCCGCTGTCTCCTTCACATACTCAG CAAAACGACACAGACCAGGTAGCGTCAGAGCCGTCCTTCGTGGTGGTGGTTGCCATTGACTTTGGCACCACGTCCAGCGGTTATGCCTACGCCTTCACTAAGGAGCCCGAGTGCATTCACACCATGAG GCGTTGGGAAGGCGGGGACCCTGGTGTGTCCAATCAGAAGACGCCAACCACCATCCTGCTGACTCCAGACAGGAAGTTCCACAGTTTTGGCTACGCGGCTCGGGACTTCTACCATGACCTGGACCCCAGCGAGTCCAAACAATGGCTCTATCtggaaaaattcaaaatgaaacTCCACACCACTGCA AATCTGTCCATCGACACAGACCTCCACGCAGCCAATGGGAAGCGAGTGAAAGCTCTGGATATCTTTGCATATGCATTAGCCTTCTTTAAGGAGCAAGCACTGAAG GAGCTGAGTGATCAGACAGGCGGAGAATTTGACAACAATGATGTGAGATGGGTGATCACTGTTCCTGCCATCTGGAAAATGCCTGCAAAACAGTTCATGAGGGAAGCTGCCTATAAG TCTGGTCTGGTGTCCCGTGAGAACCCAGATCAGCTGATCATCGCCTTAGAACCAGAGGCGGCATCAATCTATTGCCGCAAGCTCCGCCTCCACCAGATGGTGGACCTGGGCACCCATAGCACCCAGAACGGCTGCAGCCCCACTGACAACGTGGGGGGTGGAATGACCCAAG CAGCAAAGGAGCATGTTCGGCGCAACCGGCAGAGCCGCACCTTTTTGGTGGAAAATGTCATAGGGGAGCTTTGGTCGGAGCTGGAAGAAG GTGACCGATATGTGGTGGTGGACTGTGGCGGGGGAACAGTGGACCTGACTGTCCATCAGATCCGTCTTCCAGAGGGACATCTAAAAGAGCTCTACAAGGCCTCAG GTGGTCCCTATGGCTCGATCGGGATTGACTATGAATTTGAGAAGCTGCTCTGTAGGATCTTTGGCCAGGATTTCATTGACCAATTTAAGATCAAGAGGCCGGCTGCCTGGGTGGACCTGATGATTGCGTTTGAGTCGCGAAAGAGGGCAGCAGCCCCTGACAGGAGCAACCCCCTCAACATTAACCTGCCCTTCTCCTTCATCGACTACTACAAGAAGTTCAGGGGCCACAGCGTGGAACACGCCCTGCGCAAAAGCAA TGTGGACTTTGTTAAATGGTCGTCTCAGGGGATGCTGAGGATGAGTCCAGATGCTATGAATTCTCTCTTCAAGTCCACCATAGACCACATCATCCAACATCTCA CGGAACTCTTTGAGAAGCCAGAGGTGAGTGACATTAAGTTCTTGTTCCTGGTGGGAGGTTTTGCTGAGTCCCCCCTGCTGCAGCACGCTGTCCAGGACATGCTCCAGGGCCGCAGCCGCATCATCATACCCCACGACGTTGGCCTCACTATCCTAAAGGGTGCTGTGCTGTTCGGCCTGGACCCCAGCATCATTAAAGTCCGCCGCGCGCCCCTCACATACGGGGTGGGCGTCCTCAACCGCTTCGTGGATGGCAAGCACCCGCCGGAGAAGCTGCTGGTGAAGGATGGCACGCGCTGGTGCACCGACGTCTTTGATACCTTCATCGCTGCCGACCAGTCGGTGGCCCTGGGTGAGATGGTGAAGCGGAGCTACACGCCGGCCAAGCCCTCTCAGCAGGTCATCGTCATCCACGTCTACTGCTCCGAGAAGGAGAAGGCGGGCTTCATCAGCGAGCCGGGCGTCAGGAAGTGTGGGACACTTCGCTTGGATGTAAGCGGAACGGAAAGCGCAGCGCCGCGCCGCGAGATCCAGACGCTCATGCAGTTTGGTGACACAGAGATCCGGGCCATGGCAGTGGATGTGTCCACCGGACGCACTGTTAAAGCTAGCATTGACTTCCTAAGCCACTGA